The proteins below are encoded in one region of Lujinxingia sediminis:
- a CDS encoding M48 family metallopeptidase → MYRSWLHRFVPAVGSAAGSSPVSVPRHALQLNGAYLLRVGLLALALVGLLAMYFGALVLSVAATVVVVTHMLSGPVQLGDILLGSFTALLLLPLALVLLKGLFHRQKVDRSEFIELSAESEPELFDYLIDLCQRAGAPLPHRVYACPQVNAGVFFDTSLLNLIFPVRKNLLIGLGLINTLNRTELEAVLAHELGHFSQRSMRLTHYVYVVAEILRQLVEERDPIDQALARWKTRWHRGLGLPLLLNTITALVRGIARQALSALERLDASVSRQMELHADRIAVRLTGSDALVHALKRADWADRCYAQTCYDLEQASREGLRTDDFFLHHEALMRSMRERLGDATLGQPPALPADPQHFEWVFDPSDAGERADLFDSHPPHHVREAHARHHYVRTDFDERSAWTLFDDPPSLRLALSRSINAVEFGQAAPTHHALDLQEFLDGEHAEILLNPREKIVFGHRYVEFGELEDVFEAAGAEESDDQAITAWLHDLIGPTLDQAAERLAAQLPQLTAQPANAHGNARPLRSSVSTRPCPPATDCQRDPQTEQRWFAQLDADLMHAHLVIAARQGGDALNELQERYRFHDHLQRLARWMRKHSPALARVTHLVAEAELDDDAIQWIFESLMGTHATFHQALYLGPNIPALHGFEDEESLGERLLDAPLVDAAPLLRGELNHQWLNRYTAQWQEASERLDHLRRKSLGAMLAHQRELVNRWEARQR, encoded by the coding sequence ATGTATCGTTCTTGGCTCCACCGCTTCGTTCCTGCTGTCGGCTCGGCCGCCGGCTCCTCGCCGGTCTCAGTGCCCCGCCACGCCCTTCAACTTAACGGCGCCTACCTGCTGCGCGTGGGGCTCCTGGCTCTGGCCCTGGTGGGACTGCTCGCCATGTACTTCGGCGCACTGGTCCTCAGTGTGGCGGCCACCGTCGTAGTCGTCACGCACATGCTCAGTGGCCCCGTTCAGCTCGGTGATATCCTTCTGGGATCGTTCACCGCTCTGCTCCTTCTGCCGTTGGCGCTTGTCCTGCTCAAAGGACTCTTCCACCGCCAGAAAGTCGACCGCTCCGAGTTCATCGAGCTTAGCGCGGAATCCGAGCCGGAGCTCTTCGACTACCTCATCGATCTCTGCCAGCGGGCCGGGGCACCGCTTCCGCACCGCGTTTACGCCTGTCCCCAGGTCAACGCCGGGGTGTTCTTTGACACCTCCCTGCTCAACCTGATCTTCCCGGTGCGCAAGAACCTGCTCATCGGCCTGGGGCTCATCAATACCCTCAACCGCACCGAGCTCGAAGCGGTGCTCGCCCACGAGCTGGGCCACTTCTCACAGCGCTCCATGCGCCTGACGCACTATGTGTACGTCGTCGCCGAGATCTTGCGTCAGCTGGTCGAGGAGCGCGATCCGATCGACCAGGCACTGGCCCGCTGGAAGACCCGCTGGCATCGAGGCCTGGGGTTGCCGCTTTTGCTCAACACGATCACCGCACTTGTGCGCGGCATCGCTCGCCAGGCCCTCTCGGCGCTGGAGCGCCTGGATGCCTCGGTGAGCCGGCAGATGGAGCTGCATGCCGACCGCATCGCCGTGCGCCTCACCGGCAGCGACGCGCTTGTCCACGCGCTGAAGCGCGCCGACTGGGCGGATCGCTGTTACGCCCAGACCTGCTACGACCTGGAGCAGGCCTCCCGCGAGGGACTTCGCACCGACGACTTCTTTCTGCACCATGAGGCCCTGATGCGCTCGATGCGAGAGCGGCTGGGCGATGCCACCCTCGGTCAACCACCGGCACTTCCCGCAGATCCGCAACACTTCGAGTGGGTCTTCGACCCGTCCGACGCTGGCGAGCGCGCCGATCTCTTCGACTCCCACCCGCCGCACCATGTGCGCGAGGCCCACGCTCGCCACCACTACGTGCGCACCGACTTCGACGAGCGCTCCGCCTGGACGCTTTTCGATGATCCGCCGAGCCTTCGCCTCGCCCTGAGCCGCAGCATCAATGCGGTGGAGTTCGGACAGGCCGCGCCCACCCATCACGCCCTGGACCTGCAGGAATTCCTCGATGGCGAACACGCCGAGATCCTGCTCAACCCGCGCGAGAAGATCGTCTTCGGCCACCGCTACGTCGAGTTCGGGGAACTTGAAGATGTTTTTGAAGCCGCCGGTGCCGAAGAGAGCGATGACCAGGCCATCACCGCCTGGCTGCACGATCTCATCGGCCCCACCCTCGACCAGGCCGCCGAGAGATTGGCCGCGCAACTCCCGCAGCTCACCGCCCAGCCGGCGAACGCCCACGGAAACGCCCGCCCGCTGCGCAGCAGCGTCAGCACGCGCCCCTGTCCGCCGGCAACCGACTGCCAGCGCGACCCGCAGACCGAGCAGCGCTGGTTCGCACAGCTCGACGCCGATCTGATGCACGCCCACCTGGTCATCGCCGCTCGCCAGGGCGGCGACGCCCTCAACGAACTTCAAGAGCGCTACCGCTTCCACGATCACCTCCAACGTCTGGCCCGTTGGATGCGCAAGCACAGCCCGGCCCTGGCCCGCGTCACCCACCTTGTGGCCGAGGCCGAGCTTGACGACGACGCGATTCAGTGGATCTTCGAGAGCCTGATGGGCACCCACGCCACCTTCCATCAGGCGCTCTACCTGGGGCCGAACATCCCGGCACTTCACGGCTTTGAGGATGAAGAAAGCCTCGGTGAGCGTTTGCTCGACGCACCACTGGTCGACGCGGCCCCTCTGCTCCGCGGCGAACTCAACCACCAGTGGCTCAACCGCTACACCGCCCAGTGGCAGGAGGCCAGCGAGCGCCTCGACCACCTGCGACGCAAGAGCCTGGGCGCGATGCTGGCCCACCAACGTGAGCTTGTGAATCGCTGGGAGGCGCGCCAGCGTTGA
- a CDS encoding RidA family protein encodes MTTRAYTIDGRAPALAHYPHARRVGDLIFVSGVSSRRPDNTHVGVRIDEDGTIHRDIAAQTRAVLENIGRILKEAGAGLEHLVDITTFLIDMDDFAGYNAVYNDYFDAETGPTRTTVAVHQLPHPNLAIEMKAVAYLPLPADES; translated from the coding sequence ATGACCACCCGGGCCTACACCATCGACGGCCGCGCTCCGGCGCTGGCGCATTACCCGCACGCGCGCCGCGTTGGCGATCTGATCTTTGTCAGCGGCGTCTCCAGTCGCCGCCCCGACAACACCCACGTCGGCGTACGCATCGACGAGGACGGCACCATCCACCGCGACATCGCCGCACAAACCCGCGCGGTCCTTGAGAATATCGGCCGCATCTTAAAAGAGGCCGGTGCCGGACTTGAGCACCTGGTCGACATCACGACCTTCCTCATCGATATGGATGATTTTGCCGGCTACAACGCCGTCTACAACGACTATTTCGACGCCGAGACCGGCCCCACACGCACCACCGTGGCCGTCCACCAGCTGCCGCATCCCAACCTGGCGATCGAGATGAAAGCGGTGGCCTACCTGCCCTTGCCTGCCGACGAGAGCTAA
- a CDS encoding 2-hydroxymuconic semialdehyde dehydrogenase — protein sequence MKKILNFIDGAFVEPARGAYFPNTNPANGTLISQVAEGSAEDIDRAVEAARRAFNGPWGTMPLSERLDALDRVSSGILARFDDFLKAEMLDTGKPASFARRIDIPRGAANFKFFANLMRTQHTAAFETETPGGGSALNYTIRRPLGVVGVISPWNLPLLLLTWKVAPALAAGNCVVAKPSEETPTTAALLGEVFRDAGVPPGVFNVVHGFGPGAAGEALTRHPDVDAITFTGESRTGSAIMEACAPHVRDISFELGGKNAAIVFADADLREAIDGTARSSFSNTGQVCLCSERVYVERPIFDAFVEGLAARARGLKVGDPFDESTQMGPLISQAHREKVLSYFALAQSEGATVVAGGGIPELGGSLARGAFVEPTVWTGLDQNARILREEVFGPVCHVMPFDTEEEAIALANDSDYGLCAAIWTNDVRRAHRVSARMDVGLVWVNTWFLRDLRTPFGGVKLSGIGREGGTHSLDFYTETKNICIKL from the coding sequence GTGAAGAAGATCCTCAACTTCATCGACGGCGCGTTTGTGGAGCCCGCACGCGGCGCATATTTTCCCAACACCAACCCGGCAAACGGCACCCTCATCTCCCAGGTCGCCGAAGGCAGCGCCGAAGACATCGACCGCGCCGTTGAGGCCGCGCGCCGTGCTTTCAACGGCCCCTGGGGCACCATGCCCCTCTCCGAGCGCCTCGATGCGCTCGACCGGGTTTCAAGCGGTATCCTGGCGCGCTTCGACGACTTCCTCAAAGCCGAGATGCTCGATACCGGAAAGCCGGCGAGCTTCGCCCGACGCATCGACATCCCACGTGGTGCCGCGAACTTTAAGTTCTTTGCCAACCTGATGCGCACCCAGCACACCGCCGCCTTCGAGACGGAGACGCCCGGCGGTGGCAGCGCTCTCAACTACACGATCCGCCGTCCTCTCGGTGTCGTGGGTGTGATCAGCCCCTGGAACCTGCCGCTCTTGCTGCTCACCTGGAAGGTCGCCCCGGCGCTCGCTGCGGGAAACTGCGTGGTGGCCAAACCCAGCGAGGAGACCCCCACGACCGCCGCGCTCCTCGGTGAGGTCTTTCGCGACGCCGGCGTCCCGCCGGGCGTCTTCAACGTGGTCCACGGCTTTGGGCCGGGCGCGGCCGGTGAGGCGCTGACCCGCCACCCCGACGTCGACGCGATCACCTTTACCGGAGAGTCCCGCACCGGCAGCGCGATCATGGAGGCCTGCGCCCCGCATGTGCGCGACATTTCCTTTGAGCTCGGGGGAAAAAACGCCGCGATCGTCTTCGCCGACGCCGATCTTCGAGAAGCCATCGACGGCACCGCCCGCTCCAGCTTCTCCAACACAGGCCAGGTCTGCCTTTGCTCGGAGCGCGTCTACGTCGAGCGCCCCATCTTCGACGCCTTCGTCGAGGGCCTGGCCGCCCGCGCCCGGGGCCTGAAGGTGGGCGACCCCTTCGATGAATCCACTCAGATGGGGCCGCTGATAAGCCAGGCCCATCGCGAGAAGGTGTTGAGCTACTTCGCGCTCGCACAGAGCGAAGGAGCCACAGTGGTTGCCGGCGGTGGCATCCCCGAGCTCGGTGGCTCTCTCGCAAGAGGTGCCTTTGTCGAGCCCACCGTCTGGACCGGCCTGGACCAGAACGCCCGCATCCTGCGTGAAGAGGTCTTCGGCCCGGTCTGCCACGTGATGCCCTTCGACACCGAAGAGGAAGCCATCGCGCTGGCCAACGACTCCGACTACGGCCTCTGCGCCGCCATCTGGACCAACGACGTGCGCCGGGCCCATCGCGTCTCGGCCCGCATGGACGTGGGCCTTGTGTGGGTGAACACCTGGTTTCTGCGCGACCTGCGCACCCCCTTTGGAGGCGTCAAACTCAGCGGCATCGGCCGCGAAGGCGGCACCCACTCGCTCGACTTCTATACCGAGACGAAAAACATCTGCATCAAACTCTGA